One stretch of Oceanispirochaeta sp. DNA includes these proteins:
- the xseA gene encoding exodeoxyribonuclease VII large subunit: MTGIPSYNVSELTYLIKNTLEDQFPVVRVQGEISTFRPAASGHCYFNLKDRDAVITAVLFRQQRQQLTFNPVDGQSVSVIGRVTVYPQRGNYQLICETMEKTGRGDILYQLELLKKRLQGEGLFDLSAKKALPPYPACIAVVTSLRGAALQDILQVLQRRMQSCRILIKDTVVQGDSSAASIIRSLNIVNKMTDVDLIILARGGGSLEDLLSFSNEEVVRAVASSRLSIITGIGHEIDFSLADFAADLRAATPSAAAEIVSQNSIEAPTRVKQMKSQLMQAMKHSFEKQRWRLSLCDRVVLQAALLDQISQRQQTIDFWRMETKRTFLNRINEFKHINRMNIEFLEASSPEKILSRGYALVSRNEKIMGRAGDLTEGDRVDLQFFDGTKSATIEGESIDI, encoded by the coding sequence AGTACATTCAGACCAGCAGCCTCGGGTCACTGCTATTTTAACCTTAAGGACAGAGATGCCGTTATTACTGCCGTCTTATTCAGACAACAGCGGCAGCAGCTGACTTTTAATCCCGTTGACGGGCAATCCGTTTCGGTCATTGGAAGAGTCACCGTTTATCCCCAGAGAGGCAATTATCAGCTCATCTGCGAAACCATGGAAAAAACCGGCCGGGGTGACATTCTGTATCAGCTTGAACTATTAAAGAAGAGACTTCAGGGTGAAGGATTATTCGATTTATCTGCAAAAAAAGCACTTCCCCCCTACCCGGCCTGCATTGCCGTTGTGACCTCTCTACGGGGTGCGGCCCTTCAGGACATTCTCCAGGTTCTCCAACGGCGCATGCAATCCTGCAGGATTCTTATCAAAGACACTGTGGTTCAGGGTGACAGCTCCGCTGCATCCATTATTAGATCATTGAACATAGTCAATAAAATGACTGATGTTGACCTTATTATTTTAGCCCGGGGTGGAGGATCTCTTGAAGATCTTTTGTCCTTCAGCAATGAAGAGGTCGTTCGCGCCGTAGCTTCCTCTCGACTGTCCATTATTACTGGGATCGGCCATGAAATTGATTTTTCTCTGGCAGATTTTGCAGCGGATCTGAGGGCGGCTACTCCATCGGCCGCCGCTGAAATTGTCTCTCAAAACAGTATTGAAGCGCCTACCAGGGTGAAACAGATGAAATCTCAACTCATGCAGGCCATGAAACACTCTTTTGAAAAACAGAGATGGAGGCTCAGTCTCTGTGATAGAGTTGTTCTTCAAGCGGCTCTCCTGGATCAGATCAGTCAGCGTCAGCAAACAATAGATTTCTGGAGAATGGAAACTAAAAGAACATTTCTGAACAGAATCAATGAGTTCAAACATATAAATAGAATGAATATAGAATTTCTTGAAGCCTCCTCTCCGGAAAAAATACTTTCCAGGGGCTACGCTCTGGTCAGCAGGAATGAAAAAATCATGGGCCGTGCGGGAGACCTGACCGAGGGAGACAGAGTGGATCTTCAGTTTTTCGATGGAACAAAATCAGCTACGATAGAAGGTGAATCAATTGACATTTGA
- the xseB gene encoding exodeoxyribonuclease VII small subunit — protein sequence MTFEEKMKRLEEISEQIKSGAVDFTDQLDLYKEGATLAEDIEKELSQAEHLIEEIGDSDQGEK from the coding sequence TTGACATTTGAAGAAAAAATGAAACGTCTGGAAGAAATTTCTGAACAGATAAAATCGGGTGCTGTGGATTTTACAGATCAGCTGGATCTTTACAAAGAAGGAGCCACCCTGGCTGAGGACATTGAAAAAGAGCTGAGTCAGGCAGAGCATTTGATTGAGGAGATAGGCGATTCAGATCAAGGGGAGAAATAA
- a CDS encoding DUF192 domain-containing protein, whose protein sequence is MLRILFLLLILISSCSASDNEFITIKIGDSNIRVELADSQESRRQGLMNRSSLPLNEGMLFVFEEEQKISFWMKDTSIPLSIAYINKAGIIREIHELKPYSQKSVQSRGSVLYALEVNQGFFEKHHITVGDKVYFSP, encoded by the coding sequence ATGCTCAGGATACTGTTTCTGCTCCTGATCTTAATATCATCCTGCTCAGCCTCGGATAATGAGTTTATTACGATAAAAATTGGAGATTCGAATATCCGTGTTGAATTGGCAGACTCTCAGGAAAGCAGGAGACAGGGGCTGATGAACAGATCATCCCTTCCCCTGAATGAAGGGATGCTGTTTGTGTTCGAAGAAGAACAAAAAATTTCCTTCTGGATGAAGGACACGTCAATCCCCCTGTCAATTGCCTACATCAATAAAGCAGGAATCATCCGTGAAATCCATGAATTAAAACCCTATTCACAAAAATCAGTTCAATCCCGCGGTTCTGTTCTCTATGCTCTGGAAGTCAATCAGGGGTTTTTCGAAAAACACCACATTACCGTGGGAGACAAAGTTTATTTCTCCCCTTGA